A genomic stretch from Aedes albopictus strain Foshan chromosome 2, AalbF5, whole genome shotgun sequence includes:
- the LOC134288945 gene encoding uncharacterized protein LOC134288945, which yields MTMVPPEFVSNVGEVSVNRNCRACNQPDEADSRMVQCDGCTHWYHFKCAGVGDSIADESRTYICAFCSASPAASVSQSTTASAREAKLRLDMQRLAEEKELRARLLAEKEKQEKDMQEMAMRLEKERRDKAIADLMILEKEFIDKKYELLQARLEEDDEGRSTRSRRSARQDADRIRKWMNTQRADTVSANPGEVVPTGLMSVATNVAHPSSVPTFGESSGQRPIATAGEISCATTFAPTFKDLISPVTLAHSVLPVETITSSPSNVQPTPLQQSTPRSAAVNVMEPVSVLPRNTYINAQHGLSFPNTSTAAVSNRPTVQAGLAGNLVHPPSSEVIPRFIPGPNYNQPVGSVPQSSVGNQPVISSISSALESRVPASLSLNPPWGDYAPVYPSVLPGDLARSSVFAGGGAAIPHSAPSVPIMSQNSIPPNFSMPIDSRGIYNLSSQHYPGISVSSYQAPIFSMPRQSNLPIQQLQGPNSQQLAARHVVPKELPSFSGNPAEWPLFWSSFETSTQMCGYTDAENLMRLQRSLKGDARKSVSCFLLHPTNVPEVMNTLHSLYGRPEAIIHTLLNEVRATPAPRHDKLDTLINFGLAVRNLCVHLVSTRQEMHLANPILLQELVEKLPANIKLDWALYRQRVLVADLRAFADYMNVLVTAASSVTTITEQSGQKPDVQKGKAKAFVNPHSTESTRAEWRTKEGTKTEESSSDFKPDRPCVVCKINGHKPKDCDAFKHKNLADRWKIANEVHLCKRCLYPHGRWPCKAPACGVNGCQQRHHRLLHPGEPQPNRTSATVTTTTGTVAVHRHLQSKILFRIVPVILHANGKSIQTFAFLDSGSDATLVDNSIVKRLGIVGQPTPLCMQWTNGVKRTEEESQSVQLYISGMDSTKRFVLNGVHTVKKLDLPRQSLRFENFERDFPHLRGLPVKSYDNALPGILIGLDNTKIEAPLKLREGKPDEPVAAKTRIGWVVFGRSGGSTENPFRHVLHLCSRSGDDTLHDLVKDFFRVEGTGITSPAALDSADDVRAREILRATTVRTPNGRFQTGLLWKYDRVEFPNSRPMAERRLLCLEKRLQKSPELYSNVKQQIISYQEKGYAHIATDKELAESDPKRVWYLPLGVVVHPKKPEKVRVVWDAASTVQGVSLNSVLLKGPDLLTSLPAVLSRYRQRQVAISGDIREMFHQVLIRSEDRQAQRFLWRDHPSQPIEVYVMDVATFGSSCSPCSLQFMKNLNADEQADDFPKAAEAIKENHYVDDYLDSVDTVEEAVQLVKEVRTVHATGGFDIRHWMSNSPEVIERIGDGSEGTTKHFVMDKCSSTERVLGMTWQPSEDIFSFCIQLRENLQRFIAGEAVPTKREALSVVMSVFDPLGLVAVALVHGKVLLQDIWRAGVGWDEQIPAETTIRWKEWVQMLKKLEEVKVPRCYFPGYGKQAYETVELHVFVDASESAYAACAYFRLVDQGIIRCCLVSAKTKVAPLKPLSVPRLELQAAVMGARLIKTVVSNHTLKIHRRVLWSDSTTVLSWLQSDPRRRTQFVAFRIGEILELTDIKDWRWVPTKCNVADDATKWGNGPNVDPNSRWFKGPTFLYEREEDWPQRKLPLAESQEELRPLYVHTHVVVEPTLDFKRFSKWERLIRCVAFVRRFYENCLRRTRRQPLCSSSSLSREELRNAEFAVWRLVQLDAYPEEFAVLLKNLSVSPDQRQKIKKCSRLHGQSPVIGEGELIRMERRTREADWISTDVKFPLILPKEHYATFLLVDWYHRTFRHANRETVTNEVMQKYFVSALRVLVRRVATLCNWCRVYKAKPEIPRMGPLPDARLTPYVRPFTFVGLDYFGPLTVKIGRSTTKRWVALFTCLTVRAVHLEIVASLSTESCKLAIRRFIARRGAPAEIYSDQGTNFQGAKRELQTEISAINNSLAGTFTNSATQWKFNPPYAPHMGGAWERLVRSVKVALSALPVCRNPDEETLSTVLIEIEGMVNTRPLTYLALENSEQEALTPNHFLMLSSSGVNQPAVQHVDPRTALRSNWNLARAMLDRFWTRWIQEYLPAISKQTKWFGEARSLQIGDLVVIVQDNLRNSWTRGRVVRVYPGKDGRVRKADVQTSSGITQRPATLLAVLDVQEPAGCIAEGTSRNTGGGVLATRPCTLQQGSRSSVACDENVIDDKTIHNKNQSDQTKPSPLP from the coding sequence ATGACGATGGTTCCGCCTGAATTTGTGAGCAATGTTGGTGAGGTGTCGGTCAACCGAAATTGTCGAGCATGTAACCAACCCGATGAAGCGGATAGCCGAATGGTCCAGTGCGACGGTTGTACCCACTGGTACCACTTCAAATGCGCTGGTGTTGGAGACAGTATTGCAGACGAAAGCAGAACCTACATCTGTGCGTTCTGTTCGGCATCACCCGCTGCTTCAGTGTCACAATCCACAACAGCAAGTGCACGAGAGGCCAAGTTGAGGCTTGACATGCAACGTTTAGCTGAGGAAAAGGAGCTACGCGCGAGACTTCTGGCAGAAAAGGAGAAGCAGGAAAAGGATATGCAGGAAATGGCGATGAGGCTGGAGAAGGAGAGGAGAGATAAAGCAATCGCCGATTTGATGATTCTGGAGAAGGAGTTCATTGATAAAAAATATGAACTGCTTCAAGCTCGGCTGGAGGAAGACGACGAAGGAAGAAGTACCAGGAGCCGTCGCAGCGCTCGTCAAGACGCAGATAGGATACGAAAGTGGATGAATACGCAACGAGCAGATACCGTGAGCGCCAATCCTGGGGAAGTGGTCCCCACTGGGCTCATGTCCGTAGCAACCAACGTGGCCCATCCCTCATCAGTACCTACGTTCGGCGAGAGCAGCGGACAGCGACCAATAGCAACTGCTGGCGAAATTTCTTGTGCTACTACCTTCGCCCCGACGTTCAAGGACCTAATATCGCCTGTGACGCTGGCCCATTCCGTTTTGCCGGTGGAAACCATAACATCGTCGCCAAGCAATGTCCAACCTACACCATTGCAGCAATCCACGCCACGGTCTGCAGCAGTCAACGTGATGGAGCCGGTCTCGGTATTGCCGAGAAACACGTACATCAACGCTCAACATGGTTTGTCTTTCCCAAACACGTCTACAGCTGCGGTAAGTAACCGACCGACAGTGCAGGCTGGCCTAGCGGGTAATCTAGTCCATCCACCAAGTAGCGAAGTTATTCCAAGGTTCATTCCCGGTCCAAATTACAATCAACCCGTGGGTTCGGTACCTCAATCAAGTGTAGGTAACCAACCGGTCATTTCGTCTATCAGTTCAGCCCTTGAGAGTAGAGTTCCGGCTTCCCTATCATTGAATCCTCCCTGGGGCGATTATGCCCCGGTCTATCCATCGGTACTGCCAGGTGATCTTGCCCGCTCCTCTGTTTTCGCGGGAGGAGGCGCAGCAATTCCTCATTCGGCgccaagtgttccaattatgtcgCAGAACAGTATTCCTCCTAATTTTTCGATGCCCATTGACAGTCGGGGCATTTACAATTTGTCCTCGCAACATTATCCGGGGATAAGTGTGTCCAGTTACCAAGCTCCAATCTTCTCGATGCCGCGGCAGTCAAACCTTCCGATACAACAGCTGCAAGGTCCAAACTCCCAACAGCTAGCCGCTCGCCATGTGGTACCCAAGGAATTACCATCATTCTCTGGGAATCCAGCAGAGTGGCCACTCTTCTGGAGCAGTTTTGAGACGTCCACTCAGATGTGTGGATATACAGACGCAGAAAACTTGATGCGGCTGCAGCGAAGCTTAAAGGGGGACGCTAGGAAATCTGTTAGCTGTTTTCTGCTGCATCCAACGAATGTACCAGAGGTCATGAATACATTGCACTCGCTGTATGGTCGTCCAGAGGCTATCATCCATACGCTTCTGAATGAAGTACGTGCCACCCCCGCTCCCCGACACGATAAGCTGGACACCCTGATCAATTTCGGGCTTGCAGTGAGAAATCTCTGTGTGCATCTTGTTAGCACAAGACAAGAAATGCACTTAGCGAATCCCATCCTGCTACAAGAGCTTGTGGAGAAGCTGCCAGCGAATATCAAGCTTGATTGGGCTCTCTACAGACAACGTGTGCTGGTGGCCGACCTCCGAGCCTTCGCGGACTATATGAACGTGTTAGTGACAGCGGCAAGTAGCGTTACAACGATCACTGAGCAGAGCGGCCAGAAACCAGACGTCCAAAAGGGAAAGGCGAAGGCCTTCGTGAATCCTCACTCGACGGAGAGTACTAGGGCGGAATGGCGGACCAAGGAAGGAACAAAGACGGAAGAAAGTTCATCGGATTTCAAACCGGATCGGCCGTGTGTAGTCTGCAAAATCAATGGCCACAAACCAAAAGACTGCGATGCGTTTAAGCATAAAAATCTGGCTGATCGTTGGAAGATCGCAAACGAAGTCCATCTCTGCAAAAGATGCCTGTATCCTCATGGACGCTGGCCCTGTAAGGCTCCGGCGTGCGGCGTAAACGGCTGTCAGCAACGTCATCACCGCCTTCTCCATCCGGGAGAACCACAGCCGAATAGGACGAGTGCTACCGTCACCACTACAACGGGAACAGTAGCAGTTCATCGACATTTGCAGAGCAAGATACttttccgtatagttccggtcatACTACATGCGAACGGGAAATCGATACAAACGTTTGCGTTCCTTGATAGCGGTTCCGATGCCACTCTGGTTGACAACTCTATAGTGAAGCGACTGGGGATTGTAGGTCAACCGACCCCTCTGTGTATGCAGTGGACAAACGGAGTAAAACGTACGGAAGAAGAATCGCAAAGTGTTCAACTTTACATCTCGGGAATGGATTCTACGAAACGTTTCGTCCTGAATGGTGTGCACACGGTCAAAAAGCTGGATTTGCCTCGACAGTCGTTGCGATTCGAGAACTTCGAAAGGGATTTTCCACACCTTCGCGGGCTTCCGGTAAAGAGCTACGATAATGCGCTTCCCGGAATTTTGATTGGTCTGGACAACACTAAGATCGAAGCGCCTCTAAAGTTGAGAGAAGGTAAGCCGGATGAGCCGGTAGCAGCGAAAACTCGGATTGGTTGGGTCGTGTTTGGAAGAAGTGGAGGTTCTACTGAAAATCCCTTCCGTCATGTGCTTCATCTATGCAGCCGTTCAGGTGATGATACGCTCCACGATTTAGTGAAAGATTTCTTCCGTGTCGAAGGCACGGGAATAACATCACCAGCCGCATTGGATTCCGCCGATGATGTACGCGCTcgagaaatccttagagcaacTACGGTTCGAACTCCCAATGGACGTTTCCAAACAGGGCTCTTGTGGAAATACGACCGAGTGGAATTCCCAAACAGTAGGCCCATGGCGGAGCGTCGTCTGCTTTGCCTGGAGAAGAGACTGCAAAAATCACCAGAGCTGTACTCCAACGTAAAACAGCAGATTATTTCATACCAAGAGAAAGGCTATGCTCATATAGCAACGGACAAGGAGCTGGCAGAATCGGACCCGAAACGAGTTTGGTACTTGCCTTTGGGTGTTGTTGTCCATCCGAAGAAGCCGGAGAAAGTGCGCGTAGTTTGGGATGCAGCTTCGACAGTCCAGGGGGTGTCACTCAACTCCGTCCTACTGAAAGGGCCGGATCTGTTGACTTCTCTTCCTGCGGTGCTCAGCAGATATCGTCAGAGGCAGGTGGCCATCAGTGGAGACATACGGGAGATGTTCCACCAGGTGTTGATCCGTTCTGAAGATCGCCAGGCACAACGCTTCCTGTGGCGCGACCATCCTTCACAGCCAATAGAGGTGTACGTGATGGACGTAGCAACGTTTGGCTCCTCGTGCTCACCGTGTTCACTACAGTTCATGAAGAATTTGAATGCGGACGAACAGGCGGACGACTTCCCGAAAGCAGCCGAGGCAATAAAGGAAAACCACTACGTCGACGATTATTTAGACAGCGTAGATACAGTCGAGGAAGCAGTACAACTGGTGAAAGAAGTTAGAACTGTCCACGCCACCGGAGGATTTGATATTCGGCATTGGATGTCGAATTCACCAGAAGTGATCGAGCGAATTGGAGACGGTAGCGAAGGTACAACCAAACACTTCGTAATGGACAAATGCAGCAGTACAGAACGCGTGCTAGGAATGACCTGGCAGCCAAGCGAGGACATATTCTCGTTCTGCATCCAGTTACGAGAGAACCTTCAGCGTTTTATCGCGGGAGAGGCAGTACCAACGAAACGAGAAGCCCTGAGCGTGGTGATGAGCGTCTTCGACCCTCTGGGACTGGTAGCGGTGGCGTTAGTTCACGGGAAGGTGCTGCTTCAGGACATATGGAGAGCCGGTGTTGGCTGGGATGAGCAGATTCCGGCGGAAACAACTATTCGGTGGAAGGAGTGGGTCCAGATGTTGAAGAAGCTTGAAGAGGTAAAGGTACCCCGCTGTTATTTCCCTGGCTACGGGAAACAAGCCTACGAAACGGTGGAACTGCACGTATTCGTCGACGCCAGTGAATCAGCTTACGCGGCATGTGCTTACTTCCGCCTGGTGGATCAGGGCATCATCCGCTGTTGCCTTGTTTCAGCAAAAACAAAAGTCGCTCCTCTCAAACCGCTATCCGTTCCTCGGTTAGAGCTTCAAGCCGccgttatgggagctcgcttgatAAAAACCGTTGTTTCCAACCATACACTGAAAATCCATCGGAGAGTACTCTGGAGCGACTCCACAACAGTGCTGTCGTGGCTGCAATCCGATCCACGGCGTCGCACACAATTTGTAGCATTCAGGATTGGCGAGATCTTGGAGCTCACGGACATTAAGGACTGGCGTTGGGTTCCGACAAAATGTAACGTTGCGGACGACGCCACCAAATGGGGGAACGGACCCAATGTGGACCCGAACAGCCGCTGGTTTAAAGGGCCAACTTTCCTGTACGAGCGAGAAGAAGATTGGCCTCAACGAAAACTTCCTTTAGCTGAATCTCAGGAGGAGCTGCGTCCCTTGTACGTACATACCCATGTTGTAGTGGAACCAACATTGGATTTCAAACGCTTCTCCAAATGGGAGCGACTGATACGATGCGTCGCATTCGTGCGCCGTTTCTACGAAAACTGCCTGCGGAGAACTCGACGACAACCATTGTGTTCTTCATCTAGTTTAAGTCGAGAAGAACTGAGGAATGCGGAGTTCGCTGTGTGGAGACTGGTTCAACTGGACGCGTATCCGGAAGAGTTCGCGGTGCTGCTGAAAAACCTAAGTGTTTCACCTGATCAGCGGCAGAAGATTAAGAAATGCAGTAGACTTCACGGCCAATCTCCGGTTATTGGGGAAGGAGAGCTCATCCGAATGGAACGCCGGACGAGGGAAGCGGATTGGATTTCTACGGATGTAAAATTTCCGCTAATTCTACCAAAAGAACACTACGCGACTTTCTTGTTGGTCGATTGGTATCATCGTACGTTCAGGCACGCCAACAGGGAAACTGTGACGAACGAGGTAATGCAGAAGTACTTCGTGTCGGCCTTGAGAGTTCTGGTGCGAAGGGTAGCTACTCTTTGCAACTGGTGTAGAGTCTACAAAGCGAAACCTGAAATACCACGGATGGGACCACTTCCAGATGCGCGTTTAACCCCGTACGTTCGACCCTTTACGTTCGTTGGGTTAGACTACTTTGGCCCTCTAACGGTAAAGATCGGCCGAAGCACCACCAAGCGATGGGTAGCACTCTTTACGTGCTTGACGGTACGTGCGGTCCATTTGGAGATAGTTGCAAGTCTCTCCACGGAATCTTGCAAACTGGCGATTCGTCGGTTCATTGCTCGCAGAGGCGCACCAGCGGAGATATATTCCGACCAAGGAACGAATTTTCAGGGAGCGAAACGGGAACTTCAGACCGAAATCTCCGCCATCAACAACTCTCTCGCTGGAACTTTCACCAATTCTGCGACACAGTGGAAGTTTAATCCTCCATATGCTCCACATATGGGAGGAGCATGGGAGAGGCTCGTGCGTTCGGTGAAGGTTGCTCTAAGTGCTTTGCCAGTATGCAGGAACCCTGACGAAGAAACATTGTCGACGGTGCTGATAGAAATCGAAGGCATGGTGAACACCCGACCGCTGACCTATCTGGCACTGGAAAATTCGGAACAGGAGGCGCTAACACCGAACCATTTTTTAATGCTCAGCTCTTCCGGTGTGAATCAACCGGCAGTTCAACATGTGGATCCTCGTACAGCATTGCGATCGAACTGGAACCTAGCCCGTGCGATGCTTGACCGATTTTGGACAAGGTGGATCCAAGAGTATTTGCCAGCCATCTCGAAGCAGACCAAATGGTTTGGTGAAGCAAGGTCTCTACAAATCGGCGATTTGGTAGTCATCGTGCAAGACAATTTACGGAACAGCTGGACCAGAGGAAGAGTTGTACGGGTGTATCCAGGAAAAGATGGACGTGTTCGCAAGGCAGATGTTCAAACTTCATCTGGCATCACTCAACGACCGGCAACTTTGCTTGCAGTGCTAGATGTTCAAGAGCCGGCTGGTTGTATAGCGGAAGGAACTTCGCGCAATACGGGTGGGGGCGTGTTGGCAACCCGGCCTTGCACTTTACAGCAGGGATCGCGATCGTCAGTGGCATGTGACGAAAATGTCATCGATGACAAAACGATCCACAACAAAAACCAAAGCGACCAAACCAAACCGTCTCCGCTCCCGTAA